A genomic window from Pecten maximus chromosome 4, xPecMax1.1, whole genome shotgun sequence includes:
- the LOC117325102 gene encoding uncharacterized protein LOC117325102 yields the protein MTLTEEATFLPGMQDSNSDRMSSHHKWDINDNTLPVVNEFDAFKEWPDGNCRYVYSGDVEDGRRHVSGWAMRNTNNHNALILKKSCLGVFVCSHDCSLDSGDKVHLRPAICDKARRKQVGKACPNSRCSGRLELMSCRGHCGYPVTHFWRNLHGAIYFQAKGIHDHPQPEVKASAEARRHNKIIRQQEKLMMMNISVRKRLRGSSNTGVHKEIHRKKMKSFDNMCSCSPFECTCTHIRVNQYQSAYMDGQQPDVLRRSNSWTPQIYEASSSPWQRPFSLDTNHNQPGLYKSCDLQENRPYIHEEQNLLSTLFPSMSNQSRNYSDTSVHNSAFCSKSGSVNFLHRFGSRGIPMPEILYPVSSLPVDPQDRPDYRSSRPIDRYGEKDPFGFLYESDTDKGVENPSSVRVKAEPGCDDSSTSLLAQKQGKDAQYLSNVIGSSLHDNNTNKLCDDFVNIDVLDHSSQLSAYPDTSDSDVFQSFVPRFSSDIPNMPPSTSGQCQMVTSSTPQYVELKPMKRNNDSRHRRLSDGVQTPISYSTKQSEHSSQKLTDSSYQSGVFNECLPFGDVTSHSGGTTQRSLPSRCDLPPGPTRPYGSEGHCGHYHSDMYQCPSSNCSQMKQQLCNHSINITLTYN from the exons ATGACTCTGACAGAGGAAGCTACATTTCTGCCAGGCATGCAGGACAGTAACTCCGACCGCATGTCTTCACACCATAAATGGGACATCAACGACAACACACTCCCTGTG GTTAACGAGTTCGATGCGTTCAAAGAATGGCCCGATGGTAACTGTCGGTATGTGTACAGTGGTGATGTGGAGGACGGTAGGAGACATGTCAGTGGCTGGGCCATGAGGAACACAAACAACCATAACGCTCTCATCCTAAAGAAGTCATGTCTTGGAGTGTTCGTATGTAGCCATGACTGCTCACTGGACAGTGGGGATAAAGTCCATCTTAGACCTGCGATCTGTGACAAAGCTAGGAGGAAACAAGTTG GTAAAGCATGTCCGAATTCGCGCTGTTCAGGCCGACTGGAACTCATGTCCTGCCGAGGCCATTGTGGCTACCCTGTCACCCATTTCTGGCGGAATCTTCATGGTGCTATCTATTTCCAGGCGAAAGGAATCCACGACCACCCTCAACCAGAGGTAAAAGCCTCCGCTGAAGCTAGGCGACATAATAAGATAATTCGACAGCAGGAAAAGTTGATGATG ATGAATATTTCTGTACGGAAACGACTTCGCGGGTCGTCCAATACAGGTGTACACAAAGAAATACACagaaagaaaatgaaaa GTTTTGACAACATGTGTTCGTGTTCGCCGTTTGAATGTACGTGTACACATATCCGAGTGAATCAGTATCAGTCCGCATATATGGATGGCCAACAACCAGACGTCCTTAGACGTTCTAATTCATGGACTCCACAGATATATGAAGCATCTTCGTCACCATGGCAACGCCCTTTCTCATTGGACACAAATCACAATCAGCCGGGACTTTATAAGTCATGTGATTTACAGGAAAATCGTCCTTACATACATGAGGAACAAAACTTATTGTCGACACTCTTCCCTTCAATGTCTAACCAGTCTAGAAACTACTCCGATACCTCCGTCCACAACTCTGCTTTCTGCTCCAAGAGCGGTTCTGTAAACTTTTTACACCGATTCGGGTCGCGAGGTATCCCAATGCCAGAGATTCTATACCCTGTGTCTTCTCTACCTGTAGATCCTCAGGATAGACCAGACTATCGATCTTCTCGGCCCATTGATCGCTACGGTGAAAAGGATCCGTTTGGATTTCTGTACGAATCCGACACGGATAAAGGGGTGGAGAATCCTTCTTCCGTGAGGGTAAAGGCTGAACCGGGTTGTGATGATTCATCAACTAGTCTTCTAGCACAAAAACAAGGCAAGGACGCGCAATATCTTTCAAACGTCATAGGAAGCTCTCTTCATGACAATAACACTAATAAACTATGTGACGACTTTGTGAATATCGACGTGTTGGATCACAGTTCCCAACTTTCCGCGTACCCTGACACATCTGACTCTGATGTGTTCCAGTCGTTTGTACCCCGGTTTTCGTCAGACATTCCAAATATGCCTCCTAGCACGAGCGGTCAGTGTCAGATGGTCACGTCTTCCACACCTCAGTATGTAGAACTCAAACCAATGAAACGCAACAACGACTCTCGGCATCGACGTCTGTCAGACGGCGTTCAGACTCCAATAAGTTATAGTACAAAACAATCCGAACATTCTAGTCAGAAATTAACCGATTCTAGTTACCAATCTGGTGTGTTTAATGAATGTCTACCTTTTGGGGACGTTACGTCACATTCCGGGGGAACGACCCAGAGGTCTTTACCAAGTAGGTGTGACCTGCCTCCAGGCCCCACCCGGCCATACGGGAGCGAGGGCCACTGTGGTCACTACCATAGCGATATGTACCAATGTCCTTCAAGTAACTGTTCACAGATGAAGCAACAGTTATGTAACCATAGTATCAACATAACACTGACATATAATTAA